Proteins encoded by one window of Dialister pneumosintes:
- the dnaB gene encoding replicative DNA helicase — MARIEEKKWEKRGGKSLTENMIVSRIPPQNLEAEQAVLGAMLLDKSAIVTAEDILRADDFYRDADGIIFEAILNLARNNKEADIVTVTEELRRMGKLDAVGGVIYINGLAEKVFSTKSVGEHAKIVQEKSKLRGLIDAAGIIANNAYNEHDDVQEIVDDAERRILEVAKDDRKSDFVPIGEAVQHALEDINEKFQNKEGVTGLPSGFSKLDGLTSGFQKGDFIITAARPSMGKTAFILNIAKNMSLSSDHKTVAFFSLEMSREQLVQRLLCSTALIDSQKLRTGRITSQEEWRNLAAAAGHLINAPLYIDDTPGISVSEVRSKSRRLKAERGLDIIMIDYLQLMKGSSKNASDNRQQEISEISRSLKSLARELNVPVIALSQLSRSVESRQDHRPMLSDLRESGSLEQDADMVAFLYREAYYNKEMQDDDEKNNVTEVILAKNRNGPVGTIEMYFAGQFTLFYEMTNQEVPEDM, encoded by the coding sequence ATGGCTCGTATAGAAGAGAAAAAGTGGGAAAAACGCGGAGGGAAATCTCTTACTGAAAATATGATAGTCAGTCGTATTCCTCCACAAAACTTAGAGGCGGAACAAGCTGTATTAGGGGCGATGCTTTTAGATAAGAGTGCTATTGTTACAGCGGAAGATATTTTACGTGCAGACGACTTTTACAGAGATGCGGATGGGATTATTTTTGAAGCTATTTTGAATTTAGCGAGAAATAATAAAGAAGCAGATATTGTAACTGTAACGGAAGAATTACGTCGCATGGGTAAGTTGGATGCTGTTGGCGGTGTTATTTATATTAATGGGTTAGCAGAAAAGGTTTTTTCAACTAAATCCGTTGGAGAACATGCTAAGATTGTGCAAGAAAAATCAAAATTACGCGGACTTATTGATGCGGCAGGGATTATTGCAAATAATGCATATAATGAACATGACGACGTACAAGAAATCGTTGATGATGCAGAAAGACGTATTTTAGAAGTTGCAAAAGACGATAGAAAGAGTGATTTTGTTCCTATTGGTGAAGCCGTACAGCATGCATTAGAAGATATTAATGAAAAGTTTCAAAATAAGGAAGGGGTTACAGGTCTTCCCTCCGGGTTTTCCAAGTTAGATGGGTTAACAAGCGGATTCCAAAAAGGTGATTTTATTATTACAGCAGCTCGTCCATCTATGGGAAAGACTGCGTTTATTTTAAATATCGCTAAAAATATGAGTTTGTCCAGTGACCATAAAACAGTAGCATTTTTCTCTTTAGAAATGTCAAGAGAACAGTTGGTACAACGTCTTCTTTGTTCTACAGCTTTAATTGACAGTCAGAAACTTAGAACAGGTCGTATTACCAGTCAAGAAGAATGGAGAAATTTAGCGGCGGCAGCGGGGCATCTTATTAATGCACCTTTATATATTGACGATACACCGGGGATTTCGGTATCAGAAGTACGATCTAAATCACGTAGACTGAAAGCGGAGCGTGGATTGGATATTATCATGATAGACTATTTACAGTTAATGAAAGGTTCTTCTAAGAATGCAAGTGATAACAGGCAACAAGAAATATCTGAAATATCTCGTTCTTTAAAGAGTTTAGCGCGTGAATTGAATGTACCGGTTATTGCTTTATCACAGTTATCACGAAGTGTAGAGTCCAGACAAGATCATCGTCCGATGTTATCAGATCTTCGTGAATCGGGATCATTAGAACAGGATGCGGATATGGTAGCATTTTTATATCGTGAAGCTTATTATAATAAGGAAATGCAGGATGACGATGAGAAGAATAATGTTACAGAAGTTATTTTAGCTAAAAATCGTAATGGACCTGTAGGTACCATTGAGATGTATTTTGCGGGACAATTTACTTTGTTCTATGAAATGACAAATCAAGAAGTTCCGGAAGATATGTAA
- the lonC gene encoding Lon family ATP-dependent protease — protein sequence MADIRSLLNRFMHRGDKKRREDDYLKQQVETIYRVYVSIVGPEKLILNASKYDALKYIHEEEIGKRLVGLQRLILGSKDFYKEPTSKEFPLIMDTLENKLSELLARKTVEEQLERKIAERLEEKHQEYVDEIKRELLTEEDSSCETPHSARKLKKLSALDKVSLSKTAFSLVRPSRLIDIIGQESAVKAVASRIASPFPQHIILYGPPGVGKTTTARLVLEEAKKIAYTAFGEEAPFIECDGTTLRWDNRDMTNPLIGSVHDPLYQGAQKDLAEEGIPEPKPGLVTQAHGGVLFIDEIGELDPILLNKLLKVLEDKRVFFESAYYDEDNVRIPAYIKKLFSEGAPADFILIGATTRLPEEINPAIRSRCASVFFNPLQPEGVKHIVRDAAERLHVDLEEGVEDVVSEYTMEGRKAVNLLVDAYSMAVYERGAIDDILVTNDIMKRIAQSGHMTAWKRRIASDTFKIGHVYGLGVSGYLGSTIEIETVVYPSEKGKGRIHFNDTAGTMAKDSVSNATAVVRALTGKRLSDYDLYINIVGGGNIDGPSAGSAITCAIVSAIEKKPIHQNIALTGEISLSGEIKPVGGVQEKVLGAYQAGMSKILIPKLNESDVGRTYMDMQIIPVSTIQEVLTHMLADK from the coding sequence GTGGCAGATATAAGGAGTTTATTAAATCGGTTCATGCATCGAGGAGATAAAAAAAGACGTGAAGACGATTATTTAAAGCAACAAGTAGAAACTATTTATAGAGTATATGTTAGTATTGTAGGACCGGAAAAGTTAATTTTAAATGCAAGTAAGTATGATGCATTAAAGTATATTCATGAAGAAGAAATAGGTAAGCGCCTTGTTGGATTACAGCGTTTAATTTTAGGAAGTAAAGATTTTTACAAAGAGCCTACATCAAAGGAATTTCCTTTGATTATGGATACACTTGAAAACAAGTTATCAGAGTTACTAGCACGTAAAACAGTAGAAGAACAACTCGAAAGGAAAATTGCTGAAAGATTAGAAGAAAAACATCAAGAGTATGTAGATGAAATCAAGAGAGAACTTTTAACTGAAGAAGACTCCTCTTGTGAAACTCCTCATAGTGCAAGGAAATTAAAAAAGTTATCGGCATTAGATAAAGTGAGTTTATCTAAGACAGCTTTTTCTTTAGTAAGACCTTCTAGGTTGATAGATATTATAGGACAAGAATCTGCAGTTAAAGCGGTTGCTTCACGTATAGCTTCTCCTTTTCCTCAACATATAATTCTTTATGGTCCTCCAGGTGTCGGAAAGACTACTACTGCCAGATTGGTATTGGAAGAAGCGAAAAAAATAGCTTATACTGCTTTTGGTGAAGAGGCTCCCTTTATAGAGTGTGATGGGACTACTTTACGGTGGGATAATCGAGATATGACGAATCCTTTGATAGGGTCTGTTCATGATCCTTTATATCAAGGAGCACAAAAGGATTTAGCCGAAGAAGGGATTCCGGAACCGAAACCGGGATTGGTAACACAAGCACATGGAGGAGTACTCTTTATTGATGAAATTGGGGAACTGGATCCTATTTTATTAAATAAATTGCTTAAAGTATTAGAAGATAAACGTGTGTTTTTTGAATCTGCTTATTATGATGAAGATAATGTAAGAATACCGGCTTATATTAAGAAACTTTTTTCTGAAGGGGCACCTGCTGATTTTATTCTCATAGGAGCTACTACACGTTTACCGGAAGAAATTAATCCGGCAATTCGTTCTCGTTGTGCTTCTGTTTTTTTTAATCCTTTGCAACCGGAAGGTGTAAAACATATTGTTAGAGATGCAGCTGAAAGACTGCATGTGGATTTAGAAGAGGGCGTAGAAGATGTAGTTAGTGAATATACTATGGAGGGGCGCAAAGCAGTTAATTTACTGGTAGATGCTTATAGTATGGCAGTATATGAACGAGGAGCAATCGATGATATACTGGTAACAAATGATATAATGAAACGTATTGCGCAATCCGGACATATGACTGCATGGAAACGTCGAATAGCATCAGATACGTTTAAGATAGGACATGTTTATGGACTGGGTGTATCCGGTTATTTAGGAAGTACTATTGAAATTGAGACGGTTGTTTATCCATCTGAAAAAGGTAAGGGGCGGATTCATTTTAATGATACGGCAGGGACTATGGCCAAGGATTCTGTTTCTAATGCAACAGCTGTAGTGAGAGCTCTTACAGGGAAAAGATTATCGGATTATGATTTATATATAAATATTGTCGGTGGTGGCAATATAGATGGGCCTTCTGCCGGTAGTGCTATTACTTGTGCTATTGTTTCCGCAATTGAAAAGAAACCTATTCATCAAAATATAGCTTTAACCGGTGAAATTTCTTTGTCAGGAGAGATTAAGCCGGTTGGCGGAGTGCAAGAAAAAGTATTGGGTGCTTATCAAGCAGGAATGAGTAAAATATTAATTCCAAAACTTAATGAATCGGATGTGGGAAGAACTTATATGGATATGCAGATTATTCCTGTAAGTACTATTCAAGAAGTGTTAACTCATATGTTGGCAGATAAGTAA
- the yfbR gene encoding 5'-deoxynucleotidase: MNSFFAYFSRLKFIKRWGLMRNVWPENDAEHTLQTVAIAHGLAVIRKEIFHEPCNPEHCAMLAVYHDASEVFTGDLPTPVKYFNESLHEEYEKIEDMARKRLLETLPKEMQNSYKPYVVDMEKDELWPLAKAADIMSAYLKCAEELNAGNVEFKKAYDETKKKLNELNLKEVDWFIEHFAESFKVTLDEMD; this comes from the coding sequence ATGAATTCCTTTTTTGCATATTTTTCTCGATTAAAATTTATAAAACGTTGGGGATTGATGCGAAATGTATGGCCTGAAAATGATGCTGAGCATACATTACAAACAGTAGCTATTGCACATGGATTGGCTGTAATAAGAAAAGAAATTTTTCATGAACCATGTAATCCGGAGCACTGTGCTATGTTAGCGGTTTATCATGATGCCAGTGAAGTGTTTACCGGAGATTTACCTACGCCGGTTAAATATTTTAATGAGAGTCTTCATGAAGAATATGAAAAAATAGAAGATATGGCGAGAAAACGTTTATTGGAAACTTTACCTAAAGAAATGCAAAATTCTTATAAGCCATATGTAGTAGATATGGAAAAAGATGAGTTATGGCCTTTAGCTAAAGCAGCAGATATTATGTCTGCTTATCTAAAATGTGCAGAAGAACTGAATGCAGGAAATGTGGAATTTAAAAAGGCATATGATGAAACGAAAAAGAAGTTAAACGAATTAAATTTAAAAGAAGTAGACTGGTTTATAGAGCATTTCGCAGAAAGCTTTAAAGTAACATTGGATGAAATGGATTAA
- the thiD gene encoding bifunctional hydroxymethylpyrimidine kinase/phosphomethylpyrimidine kinase — MLKKCLTIAGSDCSGGAGIQADLKTFSALGTYGMSCICALTAQNTKEVSMVENISQVMITAQLRAIYDDIVPDAVKTGMLSTAETVDTVSTFLETLHPSNLVVDPVMVATSGARLLDEDAVHLYRTKLIPLASVVTPNVPEAEVLAGMKVQTKEDMKQAALKIMEIGPKAVLIKGGHAVQTATDVLYNGYEFIVYEEKKIETKNTHGTGCTLSSAIAALLAQNYSLEEAVQQAKSYLTGAIKAAALHSPGHGYGPVSHFWFYKNPWRK, encoded by the coding sequence ATGTTAAAAAAATGTTTAACCATTGCGGGATCTGACTGTTCCGGTGGTGCCGGTATACAGGCGGATTTAAAAACTTTTTCTGCATTAGGAACTTATGGGATGAGTTGTATTTGTGCACTTACTGCTCAAAATACAAAAGAAGTATCCATGGTAGAAAATATTTCACAGGTAATGATTACAGCACAACTTAGAGCTATCTATGATGATATTGTTCCTGATGCAGTAAAAACCGGAATGTTATCAACTGCAGAAACAGTCGATACCGTATCCACTTTTTTAGAAACTTTACATCCATCTAATTTAGTCGTAGATCCGGTTATGGTAGCTACCAGCGGTGCTAGGCTTCTTGATGAGGATGCTGTTCATCTTTATAGGACAAAATTGATTCCATTGGCTTCTGTAGTAACACCGAATGTTCCTGAAGCGGAAGTGCTTGCTGGAATGAAAGTTCAAACTAAAGAAGATATGAAACAGGCGGCGTTAAAAATAATGGAGATCGGACCTAAGGCTGTTCTCATTAAGGGCGGACATGCTGTACAAACAGCTACGGATGTTTTGTATAATGGTTATGAATTTATAGTATATGAAGAGAAAAAGATAGAAACTAAAAATACACATGGGACCGGATGTACATTGTCCAGTGCTATAGCAGCATTATTAGCGCAAAACTATTCTTTAGAAGAAGCTGTGCAACAGGCTAAATCTTATTTAACAGGTGCTATTAAAGCAGCAGCTCTACATAGTCCCGGACATGGTTATGGACCGGTATCTCATTTTTGGTTTTATAAAAATCCTTGGAGGAAATAA
- a CDS encoding phosphoglycerate mutase family protein — translation MYLIFMRHGEVEECSKAVINKDCSLSTDGIYSVEQIAKWSSQIFKNTPVTIWASPYLRTVKTAMIMN, via the coding sequence TTGTATCTGATTTTTATGAGACATGGAGAAGTAGAAGAGTGCTCTAAGGCGGTAATAAATAAAGATTGTTCTTTGTCAACAGACGGTATATATTCTGTAGAACAAATCGCAAAATGGTCATCTCAAATTTTTAAAAATACGCCTGTTACTATTTGGGCGAGTCCTTATCTAAGAACCGTGAAAACCGCTATGATTATGAACTGA